The following coding sequences lie in one Candidatus Neptunochlamydia sp. REUL1 genomic window:
- a CDS encoding DedA family protein — protein sequence MEALVNFIVEHSSYAPLMVFILILLAGLNIPISIDVIMVLTAFLAATLIPEHTAILFVSILFGTYFSAMICYWVGRKIGIKLLKIRYFSKLLPDERLEKVGKFYEKYGLLTLLVGRFIPFGIRNCIFMTTGMSKANFKKFIVRDALACSIWASVCFFGFYRLGQNYEILLSKVKTLNLFIFLAFGVTVIAFVWYKKYRKKQARLTDKSKLDS from the coding sequence ATGGAAGCACTGGTAAATTTTATTGTTGAGCACAGCTCCTATGCCCCTTTAATGGTCTTCATTCTCATCTTGCTGGCAGGGCTAAATATCCCAATTAGCATTGATGTAATCATGGTTTTAACTGCTTTTTTGGCAGCAACTTTGATTCCCGAGCATACGGCTATTTTATTCGTGAGCATTCTCTTTGGAACATATTTTTCCGCAATGATTTGCTACTGGGTTGGCCGAAAGATCGGCATCAAGCTGCTGAAGATCCGCTACTTTTCCAAGCTGCTTCCTGATGAAAGGTTGGAGAAAGTCGGAAAGTTTTATGAAAAGTATGGTCTATTGACGCTTCTAGTGGGACGGTTCATTCCTTTTGGTATCCGGAACTGCATTTTTATGACGACGGGAATGAGTAAAGCAAACTTTAAAAAGTTTATTGTGCGTGATGCACTCGCTTGTTCCATATGGGCAAGCGTCTGCTTTTTTGGATTTTATCGATTGGGACAAAACTACGAAATCCTCCTTTCCAAGGTAAAAACCCTAAATCTTTTTATATTTTTAGCTTTCGGTGTGACGGTAATTGCCTTTGTCTGGTATAAGAAATATAGAAAAAAACAAGCTCGCCTAACCGATAAGTCGAAGCTTGATTCATAG
- a CDS encoding Npt1/Npt2 family nucleotide transporter translates to MSSKSSEEFSRWRLYLWPIHRWEIKKFVPLLILYALICFNYSLLKAAKDALVITANSSGAAVIPFIKIWAILPMALLVTYLFTRLFNRFSQEKVFYIMIGSFLSFFAVFALILYPLREAIHPHALCNQLEAIAPKLQALIAMFRNWSFTLFYVMSELWGTAIMSVLFWAFANEIMTVKDAKRFYGILGVGANASAIFAGQIAILVSGQLFDLSFFFGEDAWGQSLGLVTTIVIFTGLLSIGIFRWYNTRVVDRDPAMKEKHVKKQSERKKVKMGMRKSFSYLAKSKYLLCIAALVIGFNLAINMIEIIWKDQISFLYPNPNDFNAYMGSVLKWIGFLSTFIAIFISGNMIRKMGWTFSALITPIALLVTGIFFFGIMLFKENPALIKWSAVLGFTPLALGVFFGTVQNVFSRACKYTLFDATKEISFIPLSSESKFKGKAAIDGVGSRLGKTGGSIIHGSLLMVFGTVSLSTPFVGAFLLLVVLGWIVAAQSLGRQFIRLTKQDEKIDIEEEEPTPIEDTATQKVSTI, encoded by the coding sequence ATGTCTTCCAAGAGTAGTGAAGAGTTCAGTCGCTGGCGCCTCTATCTATGGCCTATTCATCGATGGGAAATTAAAAAATTTGTTCCTCTTCTGATTCTTTATGCTTTAATCTGTTTTAACTACAGCCTACTAAAAGCGGCCAAGGACGCTCTTGTAATTACAGCTAACTCCTCAGGAGCCGCTGTGATTCCTTTTATTAAGATCTGGGCTATTCTCCCTATGGCTCTTTTAGTCACATACCTGTTCACTCGCCTTTTTAACCGATTCTCCCAGGAAAAAGTTTTTTACATTATGATCGGGAGCTTTTTGTCCTTTTTTGCCGTTTTTGCTCTTATTCTCTATCCCCTTAGAGAGGCCATACATCCCCACGCGCTTTGTAACCAACTAGAAGCTATAGCACCAAAACTTCAAGCGCTTATTGCAATGTTTCGCAACTGGTCCTTCACCCTCTTTTATGTGATGTCAGAACTTTGGGGAACAGCCATCATGTCTGTCCTTTTTTGGGCCTTTGCCAATGAAATTATGACTGTTAAAGATGCCAAACGGTTCTACGGAATCTTAGGGGTCGGAGCAAATGCCTCCGCCATCTTTGCTGGGCAGATTGCAATTCTTGTCTCAGGACAACTGTTCGACCTTTCCTTCTTCTTCGGAGAAGATGCTTGGGGACAAAGCCTCGGCCTTGTCACAACCATTGTCATTTTTACAGGACTTCTATCCATCGGGATCTTTCGATGGTATAACACCCGTGTGGTCGACCGTGACCCCGCTATGAAAGAAAAACACGTAAAAAAGCAAAGTGAACGAAAAAAGGTCAAAATGGGAATGCGAAAAAGCTTTAGTTACCTTGCAAAATCAAAATATCTCCTTTGTATAGCAGCTCTAGTGATCGGCTTCAACCTCGCCATTAACATGATTGAGATTATTTGGAAGGATCAGATTTCTTTCCTATATCCCAATCCTAATGACTTCAACGCGTACATGGGAAGCGTTCTTAAATGGATAGGGTTTCTTTCCACATTTATCGCCATCTTTATTAGTGGAAATATGATCCGAAAGATGGGATGGACCTTTAGTGCTCTGATTACCCCAATTGCTCTTCTAGTTACGGGAATTTTCTTTTTCGGCATTATGCTGTTTAAAGAAAACCCTGCTCTTATTAAATGGAGCGCTGTTCTCGGCTTTACACCGCTTGCCTTAGGGGTCTTCTTTGGAACAGTTCAAAATGTATTCTCACGGGCGTGCAAATATACCCTCTTTGATGCGACAAAAGAGATTTCATTCATCCCACTGAGTTCCGAGTCAAAGTTTAAAGGAAAAGCCGCTATCGATGGAGTAGGGTCTCGCCTAGGAAAAACTGGAGGATCGATTATCCATGGAAGCCTTCTAATGGTCTTTGGAACCGTATCCCTTAGCACGCCCTTTGTGGGCGCTTTCCTCCTTCTTGTCGTCCTTGGCTGGATCGTTGCAGCACAATCCCTTGGTCGCCAATTTATCCGCCTCACAAAGCAAGATGAAAAAATCGATATCGAAGAAGAAGAACCAACACCCATTGAAGACACAGCTACTCAAAAAGTCTCTACTATTTAA
- a CDS encoding putative quorum-sensing-regulated virulence factor yields the protein MGLIHKDTFICFDCESTGLDPKKDRLIEIAAAIFTFDGILDSKEALIDPGILIPKHTIEIHHITDEMVRGKPSAKDVVADYLNFIGDHIVVGHGISFDLTLLDSESKRSYVGSNLLKQKYIDTLRMARLYGESPTNSLETLRKHFNIEAYGAHRAMNDVIVNIEVFKHLSRKFKTTEELMKRLEKPIALKLMPLGKHKGRLFGDIPVEYLRWAANQNFDQDLLFSLRSELKKRKQGNLFSQASNPFSNL from the coding sequence ATGGGACTAATCCACAAAGATACATTTATCTGCTTTGACTGCGAATCGACAGGACTTGACCCCAAAAAAGATCGGCTCATTGAAATTGCGGCCGCCATCTTCACTTTTGACGGGATCCTCGATTCAAAAGAAGCCCTCATCGATCCGGGCATTTTGATCCCTAAACATACAATCGAAATCCATCACATTACTGATGAGATGGTCCGGGGGAAACCTTCAGCCAAAGACGTTGTTGCAGACTATTTAAATTTTATTGGGGATCATATTGTTGTGGGGCATGGGATCTCCTTTGATTTAACCCTGTTGGATTCAGAATCAAAACGATCATACGTCGGATCTAACCTATTAAAACAAAAATATATCGATACGCTCCGCATGGCCCGACTCTATGGAGAAAGCCCTACAAACTCTCTTGAAACACTCCGCAAACACTTCAATATTGAAGCTTATGGGGCACACCGTGCAATGAATGATGTCATCGTAAACATTGAGGTTTTTAAACACTTAAGCCGAAAGTTTAAGACAACAGAAGAACTCATGAAGCGTCTCGAGAAGCCAATTGCCCTCAAACTCATGCCTCTTGGCAAACACAAGGGACGTCTATTTGGTGATATCCCTGTTGAATACCTCCGTTGGGCTGCAAATCAAAACTTTGATCAAGACCTCCTTTTCTCCCTCCGCTCCGAGCTCAAAAAGCGGAAGCAGGGAAATCTTTTTTCACAAGCTTCCAACCCCTTTTCAAATTTATGA
- a CDS encoding DUF2709 domain-containing protein, with amino-acid sequence MKMVSTIITPSLKDLLADYLKKHKKSDLLTTYFFFLEKKYNIQPVLFLREKTIFQSKTELLKRLEETGKLWRETEIKIQVGAQSVNAATKKIYICPFTGKVFGDNTHPNPQDAIYDWVSKCPENKERLDGIKVKRFFVSEDPDVIKNYIQKRREPISKVVFSSGVTGKLFNSKKAVLDDFEKNQLKSMELVDVPSQNRYQIEEHFLAFIQEQLDDTRISAFVEAMSAHDEFETHVARWIEENQ; translated from the coding sequence ATGAAAATGGTAAGCACCATCATTACCCCAAGTCTGAAAGATCTCCTGGCTGACTACCTGAAGAAACACAAAAAGTCGGATCTATTAACGACTTACTTCTTCTTTCTTGAAAAAAAATACAATATCCAGCCTGTCCTATTCTTAAGAGAGAAGACAATCTTTCAGAGCAAAACTGAGCTCTTGAAAAGACTCGAAGAAACCGGAAAACTTTGGCGTGAGACTGAAATAAAGATTCAAGTTGGTGCGCAATCGGTCAATGCAGCAACGAAAAAAATCTACATCTGCCCCTTTACTGGAAAAGTTTTTGGGGATAATACGCACCCTAATCCTCAAGATGCGATCTACGATTGGGTATCAAAATGCCCTGAAAACAAGGAAAGACTCGACGGGATAAAGGTGAAACGCTTTTTTGTTTCTGAAGATCCTGATGTTATTAAAAACTACATTCAGAAGAGACGCGAGCCTATTTCTAAGGTCGTCTTTTCGTCCGGGGTAACTGGAAAGCTATTTAACAGCAAAAAAGCAGTGCTTGATGACTTTGAAAAAAATCAGCTCAAGAGCATGGAGCTTGTCGACGTACCATCTCAAAACCGCTATCAGATTGAGGAACACTTCCTAGCTTTTATTCAAGAACAACTCGACGATACTAGAATCTCTGCGTTTGTCGAAGCGATGAGTGCCCATGATGAGTTTGAGACCCATGTCGCTCGTTGGATTGAAGAGAATCAGTAA
- the tsaE gene encoding tRNA (adenosine(37)-N6)-threonylcarbamoyltransferase complex ATPase subunit type 1 TsaE, with product MSLVGLKRISKSPEETISIGEEIGQLLPQNQVVCFTGDLGAGKTTLIKGISSKVTGLPPFEINSPTFNYLHIYEGKETLYHFDCYRLKGPQDFLERGLDEYFGFLCLVEWPERIAPILPPNRVMIKIEYHGEKERVIRYEESPL from the coding sequence ATGTCGCTCGTTGGATTGAAGAGAATCAGTAAATCTCCAGAGGAAACTATTTCCATTGGAGAGGAAATTGGTCAACTACTTCCTCAGAATCAAGTCGTCTGTTTTACGGGAGATTTAGGGGCGGGAAAGACAACGCTTATTAAGGGAATCTCCTCAAAAGTTACAGGCCTACCTCCTTTTGAAATCAATAGCCCCACTTTCAACTACCTCCATATTTATGAAGGAAAAGAAACTCTATACCACTTCGATTGCTACCGCCTAAAGGGGCCGCAAGATTTCCTTGAACGCGGTCTCGATGAATACTTTGGTTTTCTCTGTTTAGTAGAGTGGCCAGAAAGAATTGCTCCGATACTGCCACCGAATCGAGTGATGATCAAGATTGAATACCACGGGGAAAAGGAGCGGGTGATCCGTTATGAAGAAAGTCCTCTTTAA
- a CDS encoding phosphoglycerate kinase: MKLSLQDLDIKGKKVLMRVDFNVPLNDVGMITNDARIQASLPSMEYVLAQGGGLILMCHFGRPRGKVNPNLSLRPVAQHLSNILERNVMLAPDSVGSDVESIAKNLQMGEVLLLENLRFHKGEEHPDEEPEFAENLAKLGDVYVDDAFGAAHRNHSSIVGITKFFPKTSAMGFLMEKEVLYLSQVVLNPKRPFYAIIGGAKVGSKLAVLNSLSQKIDGIFIGGGMSFTFFKAMGLSIGDSICDDEMIDNAKSFLKICEEKAIQIHLPKDLVVTNDQDIQMILSKDGVKKGWKGMDIGPQTVEEWTPLLSKGATIFWNGPMGVFEEPSFAHGTERLAQNLSMMSGDVIVGGGDSVAAISNLKLEKSFTHLSTGGGASLEFIEFGHLPGVDALTPK, encoded by the coding sequence ATGAAACTTTCCCTTCAAGATCTAGACATCAAGGGGAAGAAGGTACTAATGCGGGTCGATTTTAATGTTCCCCTCAATGATGTGGGAATGATTACGAATGATGCTCGAATTCAGGCCTCTCTTCCGTCAATGGAATATGTACTCGCCCAGGGGGGGGGGCTAATCCTCATGTGCCACTTTGGAAGACCAAGAGGAAAGGTCAATCCCAACTTATCCTTACGGCCAGTGGCTCAACACCTATCTAACATCTTGGAGCGAAACGTCATGTTAGCTCCAGATAGTGTAGGGAGTGATGTCGAAAGTATTGCAAAGAACCTCCAAATGGGCGAAGTCCTCCTGTTGGAAAACCTTCGATTTCATAAGGGAGAAGAGCACCCGGATGAAGAACCTGAATTTGCCGAAAACCTTGCGAAACTAGGTGATGTTTACGTTGACGATGCCTTTGGAGCTGCCCACCGAAACCATTCCTCTATTGTGGGAATCACCAAATTTTTTCCAAAAACCAGTGCAATGGGTTTCCTTATGGAAAAGGAAGTTTTGTACCTTTCTCAAGTTGTTTTGAACCCCAAACGTCCTTTTTATGCCATTATTGGAGGGGCCAAAGTTGGAAGTAAGTTAGCTGTCCTCAACTCGTTATCTCAAAAAATAGACGGGATTTTCATCGGGGGTGGGATGTCATTTACCTTTTTCAAAGCAATGGGACTCTCTATTGGCGATTCTATTTGCGATGATGAAATGATCGATAATGCAAAGTCTTTCCTAAAAATTTGCGAAGAAAAAGCCATTCAGATTCACCTTCCCAAAGATTTAGTTGTTACCAATGATCAAGATATCCAAATGATTCTCTCGAAAGATGGTGTCAAAAAGGGATGGAAGGGGATGGATATTGGTCCCCAAACAGTCGAGGAGTGGACACCCCTTTTGAGCAAAGGAGCAACAATTTTTTGGAATGGCCCGATGGGAGTCTTTGAAGAACCTTCATTTGCCCATGGGACAGAAAGGCTCGCTCAAAATTTATCTATGATGTCGGGAGATGTGATCGTTGGAGGAGGCGATTCTGTTGCAGCTATTAGCAATCTAAAATTAGAAAAAAGTTTTACTCACCTTTCTACTGGGGGAGGCGCATCTTTAGAGTTTATTGAATTTGGCCATCTTCCCGGAGTCGACGCCCTTACACCCAAATAA
- a CDS encoding dicarboxylate/amino acid:cation symporter: MKKNYFNLGMTLALLLGGILGFFNLPFVASLADAISKLFINMLKLISLPMIFLAIVSTLSRMTSLSEAGVLLRRILTYTIATTLIAATIGMILFWIIQPVNLGEAIAVAVPKQGNYLSFLMKIIPENPVQPFLENNVLGMAFLAAIFSIAILKLPQEQNHLLRDLFGALFSALLKVTSALIFLMPLGIFAFTIQFVQSIKGNAAQLQQLMLYGLCVIGANLIQGLIVLPLMMKLRGGSPMRTARAMFPALTMAFFTKSSNATLPLALDCAKNRLGVSDKTASFSLPLCSIINMNGCAAFILITLFFVCGSQGIVFSPLQMIPWIFLASFAAIGNAGVPMGCFFLTSAFLIGMGVPVELMGIILPLYSLFDMVETALNVWSDSCITAVVDKDLKIPATSSVVEAN; this comes from the coding sequence ATGAAGAAAAACTATTTTAATTTAGGGATGACTCTTGCCCTTCTACTTGGGGGAATCCTCGGTTTTTTTAATCTTCCCTTTGTTGCTAGCCTTGCTGATGCCATAAGCAAACTCTTTATTAACATGCTCAAGTTGATTAGTTTGCCTATGATTTTTTTAGCAATTGTTTCTACCCTCTCTCGAATGACATCTCTAAGCGAAGCAGGCGTTCTTCTAAGGCGCATATTAACGTACACTATTGCAACAACCCTCATTGCGGCAACGATTGGCATGATTCTTTTTTGGATCATTCAACCAGTCAATTTAGGTGAAGCCATCGCAGTCGCTGTTCCTAAACAAGGGAATTATCTCTCTTTCCTAATGAAAATTATTCCCGAAAACCCTGTGCAGCCTTTTTTGGAAAACAATGTATTGGGAATGGCCTTTCTAGCAGCAATCTTTAGTATTGCAATATTAAAGCTCCCCCAAGAGCAGAACCATCTTCTACGCGATCTATTCGGGGCTCTTTTTTCAGCTCTTTTAAAAGTTACATCAGCTCTTATCTTTCTCATGCCGCTTGGTATCTTCGCATTTACCATCCAATTTGTTCAAAGCATCAAAGGAAATGCTGCTCAGTTGCAACAACTCATGCTTTATGGATTATGCGTCATTGGCGCAAACCTTATTCAAGGCTTGATTGTCCTCCCTTTGATGATGAAACTGCGAGGAGGATCTCCCATGAGAACAGCGCGGGCAATGTTCCCAGCTCTTACAATGGCTTTTTTTACAAAGTCTTCGAATGCTACTCTCCCGCTTGCTCTTGACTGTGCAAAAAACCGCCTTGGCGTGTCAGATAAAACGGCAAGCTTTAGCTTGCCCCTATGCTCCATTATCAATATGAATGGATGCGCTGCATTCATTTTAATCACCCTCTTTTTTGTCTGTGGATCTCAGGGGATTGTCTTTAGCCCCTTGCAAATGATCCCATGGATTTTCCTTGCCTCTTTCGCTGCTATTGGTAACGCAGGCGTTCCAATGGGATGTTTTTTTCTTACCTCAGCATTTTTAATTGGGATGGGCGTTCCGGTAGAACTCATGGGCATTATTCTCCCTCTCTATTCACTCTTTGACATGGTTGAAACAGCGCTCAATGTTTGGTCTGACAGTTGTATCACCGCCGTTGTCGACAAGGATTTAAAAATTCCTGCAACGTCATCTGTGGTTGAAGCAAATTAA
- a CDS encoding CDP-alcohol phosphatidyltransferase family protein, with protein MLNPPNSISFLRAPLALLFIIESTTLRTVVIILAMLSDCVDGYLARRYHFTSRFGAILDPLMDKFFVYVVLAVLLYEYHILPWQVATMLSRDFFLFLFLSYLGITGAWRNLEVKSVLWGKIATAGQFCVLIALVLKISFPPQLYFLFVLFGCLAFVELLQFKKRASSN; from the coding sequence ATGTTAAATCCGCCGAATAGTATCTCTTTTTTGCGAGCACCTTTAGCGCTCCTTTTTATCATAGAGAGTACAACTCTTCGAACGGTTGTCATTATATTAGCCATGCTTTCTGATTGCGTCGATGGTTACTTGGCCCGCCGCTACCACTTCACTTCTAGGTTTGGTGCAATATTAGACCCTCTAATGGATAAATTTTTTGTTTACGTCGTTCTAGCAGTTCTCCTTTATGAATACCATATCCTTCCCTGGCAAGTCGCAACGATGCTTTCACGAGACTTTTTCCTCTTTCTATTCCTCTCTTATCTTGGAATCACTGGCGCTTGGAGAAACCTTGAAGTTAAGTCTGTCCTCTGGGGGAAAATTGCCACTGCAGGGCAATTTTGTGTGTTGATAGCACTCGTTTTAAAGATTTCTTTTCCTCCTCAGCTCTACTTCCTCTTTGTCCTATTTGGCTGCCTTGCCTTTGTTGAGCTCCTTCAGTTTAAGAAACGTGCATCTTCTAATTAA
- a CDS encoding Npt1/Npt2 family nucleotide transporter translates to MSSENRKEFSRWRLYLWPIHRWEMKKFVPLLILYALICFNYNLLKSAKDALVITANSSGAAVLPFIKIWVILPMALLVTYLFTRLFNRFSQERVFYIMIGGFLSFFAVFALVLYPLRDAIHPHTLCDQLEAIAPKCQAMISMLRNWSFTLFYVMSELWGTTIMSVLFWAFANEVMTVKDAKRFYGILGIGANISAIFAGQIAILVSGQMFDLSFIFGADAWGQSLGLVTTIVVVTGLLTMGFFKWYNTRVIHRDPAMKEEHVKNHAKRKKVKMGMRKSFAYLAKSKYLLCIAVLVVGFNIAINMVEIIWKDQISILHPNPNDYNAYMGSVVKSIGFLSTFVAIFVSGNVIRKMGWTFSALITPVSLLITGVCFFGILLFKDSPSLISWSTALGFTPLAIGVLFGAIQNVVSRTCKYTLFDATKEISFIPLSSESKFKGKAAIDGVGSRLGKTGGSIVHGGLLMVFGSVSLSTPFVGIFLLLVVFGWIVAAKSLGRQFNRLTKQDEKIDIEEEPSIAKNPTTQNLTTT, encoded by the coding sequence ATGTCCTCTGAAAATAGAAAAGAATTCAGTCGTTGGCGCCTTTACTTATGGCCTATTCATCGATGGGAAATGAAAAAATTTGTTCCCCTTCTAATTCTCTACGCTCTGATCTGTTTCAATTACAATCTCCTGAAATCTGCAAAAGACGCCCTTGTGATTACAGCTAACTCTTCAGGGGCCGCGGTTCTTCCTTTTATTAAGATCTGGGTGATCCTCCCCATGGCTCTCTTGGTCACTTATCTCTTTACCCGTCTTTTCAACCGCTTTTCTCAAGAAAGAGTTTTTTACATTATGATCGGGGGGTTTTTATCCTTTTTTGCTGTCTTTGCTCTCGTCCTCTACCCCTTACGTGACGCCATACATCCCCATACGCTTTGTGATCAGTTGGAAGCCATTGCCCCAAAATGTCAGGCCATGATTTCAATGCTTCGCAATTGGTCTTTTACCCTTTTCTATGTAATGTCAGAGCTTTGGGGAACAACCATCATGTCGGTCCTTTTTTGGGCCTTCGCCAATGAGGTAATGACCGTTAAAGATGCCAAGCGATTCTATGGGATCCTAGGAATCGGAGCCAATATCTCTGCAATCTTTGCCGGACAGATTGCGATTCTAGTCTCCGGGCAAATGTTCGACCTTTCTTTCATTTTTGGAGCAGATGCTTGGGGACAAAGTTTGGGTCTTGTCACCACTATTGTGGTTGTTACAGGACTCCTAACGATGGGGTTTTTCAAATGGTATAACACTCGTGTCATTCACCGCGATCCGGCAATGAAAGAGGAGCACGTAAAGAATCACGCCAAACGAAAAAAAGTAAAAATGGGAATGCGCAAAAGTTTTGCCTATCTTGCAAAATCAAAATACCTCCTTTGCATAGCAGTCCTTGTGGTTGGGTTCAATATTGCCATTAATATGGTTGAAATCATTTGGAAGGACCAGATCAGCATCCTTCATCCCAATCCCAATGACTATAACGCCTACATGGGAAGCGTTGTTAAATCGATAGGATTTCTTTCCACTTTTGTAGCAATCTTTGTGAGCGGAAATGTGATCCGAAAGATGGGATGGACCTTTAGTGCTCTTATTACGCCTGTTTCACTGCTAATTACTGGGGTCTGTTTCTTTGGCATCCTTCTTTTTAAGGACAGCCCCTCTTTAATCTCATGGAGTACCGCTCTAGGCTTTACTCCCCTTGCCATTGGAGTCCTTTTTGGAGCAATTCAGAATGTTGTTTCGCGGACCTGCAAATATACATTGTTTGATGCAACAAAAGAAATATCATTTATCCCGCTTAGCTCCGAGTCAAAGTTTAAAGGGAAAGCGGCTATCGATGGAGTAGGATCTCGCCTAGGAAAAACTGGGGGATCAATTGTCCATGGGGGTCTCCTAATGGTTTTTGGAAGCGTTTCCCTCAGCACACCTTTTGTTGGTATCTTCCTCCTTCTCGTCGTCTTTGGATGGATCGTTGCTGCAAAATCGCTTGGCCGCCAATTTAATCGCCTCACAAAGCAGGATGAAAAAATTGATATTGAAGAAGAGCCGTCCATCGCTAAAAACCCTACTACTCAAAATCTGACCACTACCTGA
- the yihA gene encoding ribosome biogenesis GTP-binding protein YihA/YsxC: MKKVLFKKAVFLTSALKTDELPDIELPEIAVVGRSNVGKSSLINHLLRSKTVAKVSSKPGKTQRINYFVIDGSLVLVDLPGYGYAKTSKSLQEEWGVWIDKYLKERGLKLIIFLLDSRRELTIEDRQFIEWAQYINMPLLLILTKGDKLTQSERHASLKRIEGEKTLSGLPPVLYSIKEGKCREALIHEVNKALWD; the protein is encoded by the coding sequence ATGAAGAAAGTCCTCTTTAAAAAGGCCGTATTTCTAACATCTGCTCTCAAAACTGATGAGCTCCCTGATATAGAGCTCCCTGAAATTGCTGTTGTGGGGCGCTCTAACGTAGGGAAATCCTCTCTCATTAATCATCTTCTCCGTTCAAAGACCGTTGCAAAAGTTTCATCAAAGCCAGGAAAAACACAGAGAATCAACTATTTTGTGATTGACGGTTCCCTTGTACTTGTTGATCTTCCAGGATATGGGTATGCCAAAACCTCAAAGAGTCTTCAAGAAGAGTGGGGGGTATGGATTGACAAATACTTAAAAGAGCGCGGGCTGAAGTTGATTATTTTTCTCCTTGACTCTAGAAGAGAACTCACAATCGAAGATCGACAGTTTATTGAGTGGGCACAGTACATTAACATGCCCCTTCTACTTATCCTGACAAAGGGAGATAAACTCACTCAATCAGAAAGGCATGCCTCACTAAAGCGCATCGAAGGAGAGAAAACCTTGAGTGGATTGCCGCCCGTACTGTACTCTATAAAAGAAGGGAAGTGCAGAGAAGCACTTATCCATGAAGTGAATAAGGCGTTATGGGACTAA
- a CDS encoding class I SAM-dependent methyltransferase: MKTVVDLGCGDWAFSRYIDWTEIQYLGIDVVKDAIDRNQMKFAKPNIVFKHGNFSNMLLPEADLFLCKDVFQHFSNDDIRKVISLFPKYQHCLITNYIDHLLLLRTKQRLAYKSRGSLGVDLKSAIIL, encoded by the coding sequence ATCAAAACTGTTGTAGATCTTGGGTGTGGGGACTGGGCCTTTTCTAGATATATCGATTGGACTGAAATTCAATACTTGGGGATCGATGTTGTTAAAGATGCAATCGACAGAAACCAAATGAAGTTTGCTAAGCCCAACATTGTTTTTAAGCATGGCAATTTTTCTAATATGCTACTCCCTGAAGCAGATCTTTTCTTGTGCAAGGACGTCTTTCAACATTTTTCAAACGATGATATTCGAAAGGTTATATCTTTGTTTCCAAAATATCAGCATTGTCTCATTACCAATTATATCGACCACCTCTTGCTTCTCAGAACTAAACAACGCCTCGCCTATAAATCGAGGGGTTCATTAGGGGTCGATTTGAAATCAGCTATTATCTTGTAG